The genomic segment GGCGATGGCTTGGATTGCTCAGGGGCTGTGGGTGGAGCCAATTGACTGGATATACCTATTGAGGATGAAGATCAGGCGCGTGTGCGCTCGTTGAAGCTTGAGGAAGGTCGCGTCGTCAATGAGCTGACGAGAATGAGCTTTGACTAACCAGGTTTGAGATTCAAAGAGAGAGCCTCGGGCGTAGAAACAGAACTGTTTATTCTCCTTAAAGTGGAAACGACCAAATCCTTCACTGAGGTTTGCCGCCACGGAATCAATTGCTCTGACCCATTGGTTGCCAA from the Rhodothermales bacterium genome contains:
- a CDS encoding four helix bundle protein; protein product: GNQWVRAIDSVAANLSEGFGRFHFKENKQFCFYARGSLFESQTWLVKAHSRQLIDDATFLKLQRAHTRLIFILNRYIQSIGSTHSP